Proteins from one Chroococcidiopsis sp. CCMEE 29 genomic window:
- a CDS encoding NAD(P)H-dependent oxidoreductase translates to MSLSLEQPNTALQRTGGRVLVKAYIDQVVRVGRTFTFEDGQFKGLASGRKVLFIRAVGK, encoded by the coding sequence ATGTCTCTAAGTCTAGAGCAGCCTAACACCGCGCTGCAACGGACGGGCGGGAGGGTATTGGTCAAGGCTTACATTGATCAAGTGGTTCGTGTGGGTCGCACATTCACCTTTGAGGATGGTCAATTCAAAGGACTTGCAAGTGGTAGAAAAGTTTTATTCATTAGAGCTGTCGGGAAATAA
- a CDS encoding DUF433 domain-containing protein: MSYRDIITIEPDKRGGKPCIRRMRITVYDVLGWLAAGMSHAEILDDFPELTEEDIRACLEFAADREHRLVASVGAA, encoded by the coding sequence ATGAGCTATCGCGACATCATTACAATTGAACCAGACAAGCGAGGCGGCAAACCCTGTATTAGACGGATGCGAATCACCGTATACGATGTTTTGGGCTGGCTGGCGGCTGGTATGTCTCATGCTGAGATTCTAGATGACTTTCCCGAATTAACAGAAGAAGATATCAGAGCTTGTTTAGAATTCGCCGCTGACCGTGAACATCGTTTGGTTGCTTCGGTAGGTGCTGCTTGA
- a CDS encoding DUF5615 family PIN-like protein, translating into MKLLFDQNLSYKLTTRLADVFPDSCHVQFHGLEERTDTEIWEFARMNNFCIVTQDADFAERSRLYGSPPKVIWLRCGNAATTQVEALLRSGAEAIQELLDNLSLHCLELYCC; encoded by the coding sequence TTGAAGCTGCTGTTTGATCAAAATTTGAGCTACAAGCTTACAACTCGACTGGCAGATGTGTTCCCTGATTCCTGTCATGTTCAGTTTCATGGACTGGAAGAGAGAACTGACACTGAAATATGGGAATTTGCCAGAATGAATAACTTTTGTATCGTCACTCAAGATGCGGATTTTGCAGAGAGAAGCCGCTTGTATGGTTCACCACCCAAAGTGATATGGCTCCGTTGCGGGAATGCAGCAACAACACAAGTTGAAGCTTTGCTTCGTTCAGGGGCAGAAGCCATTCAAGAACTTCTAGATAACTTAAGTCTGCATTGCTTAGAACTCTACTGCTGCTGA
- a CDS encoding SRPBCC family protein, whose product MKSLHCEILIDKPIDAIFALYADFHNYPKWSQYVDEVFEHNAPNRWTWKASAGPFPFELETEIVEMHPNELIVWRGWRSN is encoded by the coding sequence ATGAAGAGCCTACACTGTGAAATCTTGATTGACAAACCCATCGATGCAATTTTTGCCCTGTACGCGGACTTCCACAACTATCCCAAGTGGTCGCAGTACGTGGATGAAGTCTTTGAACATAATGCTCCCAACCGCTGGACGTGGAAGGCATCTGCTGGTCCATTCCCGTTTGAACTTGAAACAGAGATTGTTGAGATGCACCCAAACGAACTAATTGTTTGGCGAGGTTGGCGCTCCAATTAG
- the katG gene encoding catalase/peroxidase HPI, translating into MSSGNGCPFTDGGQKHQPRHRPSNRDWWPNYLHLNILHQHTPQANPMGESFNYAEEFKSLDLAALRADIYELMTTSQDWWPADYGHYGPLFIRMAWHSAGTYRMGDGRGGAGSGSQRFEPLNSWPDNANLDKARMLLWPIKQKYGKKISWADLMIFAGNCALESMGFKTIGFAGGRVDVWAPEEDIYWGSEKAWLGNERYEGDRVLLNPLAAVQMGLIYVNPEGPDGEPDPVGSGRDIRETFGRMAMNDEETVALTAGGHTFGKCHGAGEATHVGADPGGATIIDQGLGWKSTFNTGVGVDAITSGIEGAWTPTPTQWDNSYLETLFKYDWELTKSPAGAWQWKPKGDAGAGTVPDAHDPSKRHAPMMTTADMAMKMDPIYNQIARRYRDNPDEFAEAFAKAWFKLTHRDMGPRSRYLGPEVPEEEFLWQDSIPPVTHELIDEQDIAALKGKILASGLSVSQLVSTAWASASTFRCSDMRGGANGGRIRLAPQKDWEVNQPDQLATVLQALEGIHQEFNSSQSGGKQVSLADLIVLGGCAGIEQAAKNAGHDVTVPFKPGRTDALQEKTDVESFAVLEPTADGFRNYTSGKHSESLEELLVDRAQLLSLSAPQMTALVGGLRVLGANFGGSKHGVFTHRPETLTNDFFVNLLDLGTTWKATSEDEYEFEGSDRKTGELKWTATRVDLIFGSNSQLRALAEVYGCVDSQQKFVNDFVAAWDKVMNLDRYDLRTVLAKSSSRGF; encoded by the coding sequence ATGAGCAGCGGAAACGGATGCCCGTTTACGGATGGCGGTCAGAAACATCAGCCTCGTCATAGACCGTCGAACCGAGACTGGTGGCCGAATTATTTGCATCTGAACATCCTCCACCAGCACACCCCCCAGGCCAATCCCATGGGTGAGTCGTTCAACTACGCTGAGGAGTTCAAGAGTCTCGACTTAGCTGCCCTGAGGGCAGACATCTACGAGCTGATGACCACCTCCCAGGACTGGTGGCCAGCCGACTACGGCCATTATGGGCCGCTCTTCATCCGGATGGCTTGGCACAGCGCCGGCACGTATCGTATGGGTGATGGTCGCGGCGGGGCGGGCTCGGGTAGCCAGCGGTTTGAGCCCCTCAACAGTTGGCCCGACAACGCCAACCTCGACAAAGCGCGCATGTTACTTTGGCCAATCAAGCAGAAATACGGCAAGAAAATCTCGTGGGCCGACCTCATGATCTTCGCGGGCAACTGCGCGCTCGAGTCGATGGGTTTCAAGACGATCGGCTTTGCCGGCGGGCGCGTGGACGTCTGGGCGCCAGAGGAAGACATTTACTGGGGTTCTGAGAAAGCCTGGCTCGGCAATGAGCGTTACGAAGGCGATCGGGTGCTCCTGAATCCTCTCGCCGCCGTTCAGATGGGACTGATCTACGTGAACCCGGAAGGGCCAGACGGCGAGCCTGATCCGGTCGGCTCAGGGCGCGATATTCGCGAGACCTTTGGTCGGATGGCGATGAACGACGAGGAGACAGTCGCGCTCACCGCCGGTGGGCATACCTTTGGCAAATGTCACGGTGCGGGCGAAGCGACGCACGTCGGTGCTGATCCTGGGGGTGCCACCATCATAGATCAGGGCCTCGGCTGGAAGAGCACCTTCAACACGGGTGTCGGTGTCGATGCGATCACCAGCGGTATCGAAGGCGCATGGACCCCCACGCCGACGCAGTGGGACAACAGCTATCTCGAAACCCTGTTCAAATATGACTGGGAGCTGACGAAGAGCCCCGCTGGCGCGTGGCAATGGAAGCCCAAGGGCGACGCTGGTGCGGGTACGGTACCCGACGCACACGATCCGTCGAAACGGCATGCCCCCATGATGACCACGGCGGACATGGCTATGAAGATGGACCCCATCTACAACCAGATTGCGCGGCGTTACCGCGATAACCCGGATGAGTTCGCCGAGGCGTTCGCCAAAGCATGGTTCAAGCTGACGCACCGCGACATGGGTCCCCGCTCGCGCTATCTCGGCCCGGAGGTTCCTGAGGAAGAGTTCTTGTGGCAAGATTCCATCCCTCCAGTCACCCACGAATTGATTGATGAGCAGGACATCGCCGCTCTCAAAGGTAAGATTCTTGCTTCGGGACTGTCTGTCTCCCAACTGGTTTCGACCGCTTGGGCGTCGGCGTCAACGTTCCGCTGCTCCGACATGCGCGGTGGAGCGAACGGGGGGCGCATTCGTCTCGCGCCGCAGAAGGATTGGGAAGTCAACCAGCCAGACCAGTTGGCAACGGTGCTGCAAGCCCTGGAGGGAATCCACCAGGAGTTCAACAGCTCGCAGTCTGGCGGGAAGCAGGTTTCGCTCGCTGACTTGATCGTTCTGGGCGGATGCGCAGGCATTGAGCAAGCAGCGAAGAACGCTGGTCACGACGTGACGGTTCCCTTCAAGCCAGGACGCACGGATGCGTTGCAAGAGAAAACGGATGTCGAGTCCTTCGCGGTGCTTGAGCCGACTGCAGACGGGTTCCGCAACTACACTAGCGGCAAACACAGCGAATCGCTCGAAGAGCTGCTGGTTGATCGGGCTCAGTTGCTGTCCCTGTCAGCCCCTCAGATGACGGCTCTCGTGGGCGGCTTGCGCGTCCTGGGTGCAAACTTTGGGGGGTCCAAACACGGCGTCTTCACCCATCGGCCAGAGACGTTGACCAATGACTTCTTCGTGAACCTGCTCGACCTGGGCACGACGTGGAAGGCGACCTCTGAAGATGAGTATGAGTTCGAGGGGAGCGATCGCAAAACCGGCGAACTTAAGTGGACCGCTACCCGTGTTGACCTCATCTTCGGCTCAAACTCTCAGCTACGGGCCCTCGCGGAAGTTTACGGATGTGTGGACTCGCAGCAGAAATTTGTGAATGACTTTGTGGCGGCGTGGGACAAGGTGATGAACCTTGACCGCTATGACCTTCGCACAGTCTTAGCGAAAAGCTCTTCAAGGGGTTTCTAA
- a CDS encoding IS110 family transposase, which translates to MKTPKSKTRFHQPNTNETSELRQINPNAAGIDIGSEFHWVSVPKDRASECVRRFGCYTADLYALADWLAECRVETVAMESTGVYWIALFQILETRGFEVKLVNAHHVKTLPGRKTDILDCQWLQQLHSYGLLSGSFRPEDQICVLRSYIRHRDSLIKSACVHVQRMQKVLTQMNVQLHKVVSDITGTTGMTIIRAIVAGERNPQILAAKRHHRTKRSEAEIAAALNGDYRSEHIFVLQQELRLYDVYHAQIAACDRQIQECLAEFSDKVNLDESPLSQPKHPRNKPQGNEPAFDLRTHLYRISGVDFTAIDGLGILTVQTIISEVGLDPTRFPTVKHFTSWLGLCPCNRITGGKVKRSQTRLVVNPATNAFRMAAQTAGKSNSALGAFYRRLRSRLGTPKAITATAHKLARIFYRLWTTGGNYQDPGMDYYEQRYQERVINNLQKKALALGFELIPQPEANTVS; encoded by the coding sequence ATGAAAACACCAAAGTCCAAAACCCGTTTCCATCAACCAAATACAAATGAAACTTCTGAGTTAAGACAAATCAATCCAAATGCAGCAGGGATTGATATCGGTTCAGAATTTCACTGGGTGAGTGTACCAAAAGACCGAGCATCCGAGTGTGTCAGACGTTTTGGCTGTTATACTGCTGACTTGTATGCCCTTGCAGATTGGCTAGCTGAATGTCGAGTGGAAACTGTAGCAATGGAATCAACGGGGGTGTATTGGATTGCGTTGTTTCAAATCTTGGAGACCAGAGGCTTTGAGGTCAAACTTGTCAACGCCCATCACGTCAAAACTTTACCTGGACGTAAAACTGATATTTTAGACTGTCAATGGCTGCAACAGTTGCACAGTTACGGATTGTTGTCTGGTTCTTTTCGTCCAGAAGATCAGATTTGTGTATTACGAAGTTATATCCGCCATCGGGATAGTCTCATCAAAAGTGCTTGTGTTCACGTTCAACGGATGCAGAAAGTTCTAACCCAGATGAACGTGCAACTGCATAAAGTAGTTAGCGATATCACTGGTACTACTGGGATGACAATTATTCGAGCAATTGTTGCTGGAGAACGAAACCCACAAATTTTAGCAGCTAAAAGACATCACCGTACTAAACGCTCTGAAGCTGAAATTGCTGCTGCTTTAAATGGTGATTATCGCAGTGAGCATATTTTTGTACTTCAACAGGAGCTACGACTTTACGATGTCTATCACGCTCAGATAGCAGCTTGCGACCGACAAATACAAGAGTGCTTGGCTGAATTTAGCGACAAAGTTAATCTCGACGAATCTCCGCTTTCGCAACCAAAGCATCCCCGCAATAAACCTCAAGGCAATGAACCCGCTTTTGATTTACGTACCCATCTCTACCGAATTAGTGGCGTGGATTTCACTGCTATTGATGGTCTTGGTATCCTGACGGTGCAAACCATTATTTCTGAAGTCGGTTTAGATCCTACCCGATTCCCAACTGTTAAACACTTTACTTCCTGGCTTGGTCTTTGCCCTTGCAATCGCATCACTGGTGGTAAAGTTAAACGTTCTCAAACTCGCTTGGTTGTTAACCCTGCTACCAACGCTTTCCGAATGGCGGCACAAACTGCTGGCAAGAGCAATTCAGCTTTAGGTGCCTTTTATCGTCGCTTACGTTCTCGCCTTGGTACGCCCAAAGCTATTACTGCTACTGCTCATAAGCTGGCACGAATTTTCTACCGACTTTGGACAACAGGAGGTAATTATCAAGATCCTGGCATGGATTATTATGAACAACGTTACCAAGAACGAGTTATTAACAACCTCCAAAAAAAGGCTCTAGCTTTAGGTTTTGAACTCATTCCTCAGCCCGAAGCAAATACGGTTTCTTAG